The genome window GGGGAGGAAATGGAAGTGTTACAGGATCTCTGGGGTGTTAATTTTCTGgttggaaacctctgtggccagtgtggcacctttgcctgagttcttgtcttggaaccaggaagaatgaggtacacagacaagtggagggAGAACAAGTCAACAAGGAGGTTTACTGAGTGCTAGaaagctcagaggagacccacagtgggtagctctTCTCTGTAGGGAGGTCATCCCattgagtgttcagctctcagcagagaggagccCTAGAGAGTGTGGCTCCTCTCTGTAGCTGGTCCTCCCAACCTCTGCTCAGCTTTGGCTGagtctggggcttttatgggcctcagagtgGAGGAAGTGTGAGCCCAGTTGATCTatgggcagccatgggtgggCCAGAAAAGGCAGTACAAGTTCCCACTCTGGTTGGTCGGACTGGCAACCTGGACCCCAGCCTTCAGGcgcctggcctgaaggtggggcctcactGGGACCCGCCCCCTTCCAACCAGAAATCTATCTGCCTCTTGCTGCCATTCATGAAGCCCAGGCTTGCTCCGACTTTGCTCCCAGATCAAAGCAGGTGTCCAAAGCAGGAAGAAGCCAGGCAGCAGCAgaaggcacttctgagcctgggaGAGGAGGTGAGGGCCTTACTGGGCCCCTAAGAGTACAGGGATGCCTGAGCCTGCAGCTGTGGTTTGGGCGGCTGCAGCTGTGGGAAGAGGGGGCCTGGGGGCTCCTGTCTGCCCCATGGAGGAGGCCCCAGTCTGCAGCTGCGGTTTGGGTagctgcagctgcacctgggagggcagggctcctgcctgctccatggAGTGTGTAGCCCAGGCCATGCCTCCctgctgagactgggtaatgacAGCAGCAGGTTGTCTGGAGCCATGGCTGCCATCAGAAGTGACCAATGACTGGTGATTGTCATGAGTggtacaaggtcaagagataacCAGGTCTGGCCAggggtggtagctcacacctgtaatcccaaacctttgggaggccaaggcaggcagattgctggaggccaggagttcaagaccagcctgaccaacatggcgaaactctgtctctactaaaaatacaaaaattaactggctaTGGTGgcacaggtctgtaatcccagctacttgggagactgaggcacaagaatcgcttgaatctgggaggcagaggttgcaattgcaatgagccaagatcatgccactgcactccagcctgggtgacagagtgagactctgtctcaagaaagaaaaaataggtaacTAGGTCCACACATGTTTGTGTCTTTCTACAATGTCAGATTTTTATTCACCCTATACCCAagggtaaaaaaacaaaagccacgAGCTATCCCAAGGAGCCaatttgctgctgctgctgctgcttttttttttttttttttttccatacagaatctcactctgtcacccaggctggagtgcagctggagtgcagtggcgcgatctcagctcactgcaacctctgacttctgggttcaagcaattcttatgcctcacccttccaagtaggtggggttacaggcctgtgccaccatgcccagctaatttttgtatttttagtgaagatgggttttcaccatgttggccaagctggtctcaaactcctaacctcaggtggtctgcctgcttcagcctcccaaaatgctggaattataggcaagggccaccatgcccagacccaAGGAGCCAATTTTCCTTAGTACTTCCTGTTCACTCAGTAGTGAGCACACGGGCTCAAGCCACTCCACATGTCAGTCAATATTGCAAACCATACCTAATAGTATACTTAATCCACAAGTACATGTTATCGATTAAACATTCCACAACAAACAAAGTAGCATTTAACATCAAGAGAAAAAGATAGGAGACATGGTTAAGGAACCAGCCCcaggggaaggaagaagacaaAAGGAATTCTAGTCTGGGCTTGAGGGTCTTGCAGAGTCTTTGAGGGGCAGAGCCTTGGGAGGCAGATGCAGAGTTCTTATCAAGTATGGCAGTGGAATGGTTGTCAGTTAAGGCTGCTGGGCTGCTGTTTTGTAGTCACAGAGTGCTCTGGTAAGAAATGATAGTGGAACAGTGTGCTTCTTTGTGTCCTTATCTGATTGGATGCagtctttatttgtttatttatttattgagatggagtcttgttctgtcgcccaggctggagtgcagtggtgtgatttcggctcactgcaacctatgcctcctgggttcaagcgattcttgtgcctcagcctcccgcgtagctgagattacaggcatgtgccaccacgcccagctaatttttgtatttatagtagagatgaggtttcactgtattggccaggctggtctcgaactcctgacctcgtgatccacccacctcagcctcccaacgtgctgggattacaggcatgagccacagcacctgaccttctattttttattaaacaaaacatCTTGTCCTTGTTGGCAAAGCACcctatgaaatataaaatgaagtctttttctaagatggagttagTTATATCAAGGGTGCGCAGTAATGTGCTATAAGCTCTCTCCCGACTGCTGAGAGAGAAAACCTAAAGGCCTCTTAAAGACACCATCACAGCAGTTCAGCAGGTAGCGGGCAGGAATGGTTTCCAATCTAGTGTTGGTGAGAAGTGGACAGAGATCAGAGAAAGCTATAGGAGGTGAAAGTGGGAGGACCTTGGTTACCGACTGCCAGTGAGGAGGGACAAGGACAACCAGCAGGTCTCCGCTAGTCgggtggaaggaaaggagggggcAGTGCCCTTCACAGAGGCACAGGAAGCTGGGTCTTGATCACGCTGAACTCCAGACACTCTCCAGACGTGCACGCATGAGTGTGgagcgcgcgcgcgcgtgtgtgtgtgtgtatgtgagagagagagagagagagatgtgttgGGGTTGGGGGACTGCAGGTCAGGAAGTCCTGCAGATgtgcgtgcctgtgtgtgtgtgcgtgtgtgtgtctgtgtgtgtgcctggagCTGCGCTTGCAGGTCTGAGAGTCCTCCAAGAATGGGTTGGGGGAGGCGGGTGCAGGACCGAGGCCTGGAACAGCCAACAAAGAGGCCCTGGAGGAGGGTGGGGCTGGCCGAGGACTGGAGGGGTGGTCAAGGAAGTCGCAAGAAAACTCCGGCCCCCAAGAAAGAGAGAGGACATGGGGTGCGGAGCTGACATCACGGCCGGGGTCTTTGCTGTTTAGACGCCTGGGTTCCCGGATTCCAGACACGCGCGCACGGGCAGGAAGTTAGACCAGAGACAGCGAGTATAGACAGCCCTTGTGGATAGGGGCAGACGGGTGGGAGCTACGAATGGGTGCTGCGGCGGTGATCGTGAGGCCTCCAGCGGCCCGAACCAGGATGAGGGAGAAGGCGGAGTCTGCGGAGGCCCCAGACCCAGGCGCGGGGGGGTCGGACCCAGCATCCCCCGCCGCTGGGGTCCGAGGGGGAGGGGCGGGCCGGAGGAgcgggtgggggcggggcggggcggggcggcgggggATGCGCCCCTGCGCTAGGCAGTGTCGCCTACCCTCCTTCCGCACAGCCCGGGTTTCCGCTTCCCTCCGGGCGTGAGAAGAGGGGTGCCAGGCCGAGCCCCGGCCGTGCCGCCGCCGCTGCCATGTGGCCCCCAGACCCCGACCCCGACCCGGACCCCGAGCCCGCCGGCGGCTCCCGTCCCGGCCCCGCTGTCCCCGGGCTCCGCGCCCTGCTGCCGGCGCGCGCTTTCCTCTGCTCTCTCAAAGGCCGCCTCCTGCTGGCGGAGTCGGTGAGTGCGGCGGGACCCTCGGCCGCCCGGCTTAGACTGCGGGGCTCCTTTCGGAGGAGGACGTCGGGGCGCGGGTGGGGTCCGGGGGCGGCCGCTGTGCTCCGATACACCCCTCCCCGCGCCGCCTCGGCCGACTTCTCTCGGGCGCCCGGCGAAGTTGGGCCGAGGTCCCCAAACTTTGGACGGCGGGGCGGGCCCAGAGCCCAGGCCATCTGCGGTGCCGTCCCCGCGAATCCAGAGCTGGGGGCCGTGGGAAGCGGGCGGGGCCCGGGTAGGTGGGTCCCGCTGTGTGACCCGGGCGCCCCCGCCCTCTCTGGGCCCCGGGGACTCGGGCCGCTCGGACCTCCTGGACTCCCGGGCCGCGGCGGGGTCCGCTTTCCTGCGCGCGGGGAGGGCGGGCCGGGGCCTGGACATGCGGGGCGGAGGCGGGGCCGAGTGGGCGGGGGCCGTGCGGAGCGGGAGGGACCCCCCCACCCCTGGGACTGGGTGAGGTGGCCCCGCGGTGACTTCATCGCCCTCCTCCCCTCTGCGGCCGGGCTCCTTCCTACTCCGCGCTCGTCCCTACCCTGGCCGGTGGGGATTCTTTGTCCTCTGGACACCGTAGGCGCCCGCACTGTTCTCCGTGGGGTGGTGGTGGCGCTGGGCCGCCGGGGTAGGTGAGGGAGAGGCCGGACCAGAGGCAGGGGGATGCGCACGGCGGCGGCCACTTGTTGCTTAGATCCCAGCGACTTGGCCCTTCCTCCCCTcgtccccactttacagatgagagcGCTCAGGTGCCTAATTTGACAGGTAGCTCAACTGAGGGGCCCAGTGAGAGCGGCTGGGAGAGTGGGGGCAGGAAGAAGGGGGATTCTGCTCCGGAACCTCTCTCTGGTCGCTcagggcagagggcagaaggTGGTCCTGAGCCTCTCCCGCGGTCAGCCCAGAGGCCACCTGCCCAGCGCCCGAGACACCAAGTCCACACTCCGAGCCCACactcccagccccacccaggaGACCACTGGGAGCCACTTGAGGGGAGAAGCCTCGAATCCACCGTCCCCTGAGGGACTTGAACcgccccccatccccacccaggACCACCTCATGGGGGGAGGCATATGCCCAGCAGGAGCATAGAGGCCACCCTGGGCCCAGCAGATGTCAGGAATCCAGGTCAGGGAGGATAAGGAAGGGTGAATGGTCGGCACTCAGGGTTCACAGGAGCTGCTGAGGGCACTCCTGCCTCCCTAGTCCTCTCACTTCCACCCCCAGGCCAAGCAAGTGCAGAGGCTGACAtggacagaaacagagagaggaagtGGCCCCAGAAATCGTGGGATGAGAAAACAGGAATTGAGAGGGGAATCCCCAGAATTAGGCTTTGGGGCCTGGGCATAGGAGACAGGAAGGGGAGGGCCAGGGCTGGGTCGGTCCCACGGAAGGCCTTTCTGGGAGGCCCCAGCAGCCTCCCAGCCCTTGTCTATGCCTTAGTCTATCTGTCCAAAGGGGGCTCAGCTGCATCCGAGGCCATCTGCAGAGCGAATGGGGGTGCCCTGGGAACCCCCTGGGATCCCTGCAGTTTGTCTGAAGCAGCCACAGTGCTTCCTGTGAGGCATCTGGGTGTCCCCATGGGGCCTCCTGCACCCACTAGAAGCTACTCAGCCATGGACGTGTTCAAACGCAGCCACAGTGACAGAAACCAGGACAGATGGCCTCCCCAACACCCACAGGGCCAAGTTGCTTAAGAACTCTGTCTgggacgggtgcggtggctcacgcctgtaatcccgacactttaggaggccgaggtgggtggatcacctgaggtcaggaattcgagaccagcctggctagcatggtgaaaccctgtctctactaaaaatacaaaaattagctgggtatggtggcggtcgcctgtaatcccagctactccggaaggctgaggcagaagaatcgcttaaacccaggaggtggaggttgcagtgaactgagattatgccactgcactccagcctgggagacagaggaagactccatcttgaGGGCAGTGGGAGGTGGGTAAGAGAACTCTATCTGGGGGGTCAGCcagccctgggttcaaattctagtaGCCTCTGATTAGCCATGTAACagagtcttctcatctgtaaagtggggctgTGCTCATGGGTGGATGTGAGGGTCAGAGGAGACGCCCGTGAGCCTCAGGGCACCAGGCAGTGTGGAGCCCCAGGCTGGCCAAGAGGTCACCTTGGCCTGCTCTGCAGTGCACCTAAGCTGCAGGACTTACCAGGGCTTGACATCCTCCTGCATCAGCTCTTCGCACCTACAGAGTTGTGGGCAAGACCGCAGTGAACATTTATTGATTCTTATAGTTCAAGTACAGCCGGCCCTGTGTGAATAAGGCAGCAGGGCCTGAGGTCAGTGCCAACGCACCCTCTCTTGGATGTTCCTTTcttattattatgaaaatctgcaaatacattaaaatgctaAAAGATTTTTTTGCTTTATCTGTCCATCAatccattttatcttttaacacaaaataaattgCAGACATCAGGACATTTCAACTCTGAACACTTCAGCATGCATATCATTAACTAAGGTtcaagatttgttttttgttttcaaggtGAAATTTACATTCAGTGACAAGCCCACGTCTTCGGTGTTGGGTGTTACTTTTTGGAAACTGGTTCCTAACTTTGATTTCCCTCCACAGGGCAGAGTGGAGTGGAtgtgcttgggaggctggagctTTCTGACTCGGTCCTGGCAGGGagctggggtggggtgaggtgagGACTTAGGGCCATGCCCAGGACTGGGAGGCAGCATAGGTGTGGGCCTGGGCCATGCTGGGGTTCTTTTTTTTCAGCAGGGGTGGcggacagggtctctcactctctcacccaggatggagtgcagtggcctgatcacagttcactgcagccttgacctccctgggctcaggtgatgctcccacctcaacctccccagtagctggtattacaggcacacaccaccacgcccagctaatttttgtatattttgcagagatgaggttttgccatgttacccaagtGGGggtcaaatttctgggctcaagcaatccacctgccttggcctcccaaagtgctgagattacaggcgtgagccactgcgcttggcctggGATTCTaatctggctctgccacttcccagcTGTGGGACTGTGAGCAGTTGGCTTCCCCTGCTGGAGCCTCCTCTATCCTGACCACAGGGCCTGGCTCAGAGGAGCACTGGACAAGGAGCATGAAAAGGCTCTGACTTCACCTCAAACTCCTTCCCTGCAGGGTCTCTCGTTCATCACTTTTATCTGCTATGTGGCATCCTCAGCATCTGCCTTCCTCACAGCACCTCTACTGGAGTTCCTGCTGGCCTTGTTCTTCCTCTTTGCTGATGCCATGCAGCTGAATGACAAGTGGCAGGGCTTGTGCTGGCCCATGATGGTGAGGACAGGGGCCCCAGGAGGGAGGGGTACCCTGCACAGAGCGGCCAAATGAGGAGTCTGGAGTCGTGCACTTGGGCCCTTATCCTTTCTCCAGTGTGCTGAAGTTTGCAATTGGTTAGAACTGGATGGAGAGACCAAGCTTCAGATCATCCCAGCTCCACTCCTCAGCAGCCCTGTGATCTGAAGTGGGCTGTGGTGCTTCTAGAGCAGGTCTTTGAGACAGGGAACCCGGAGAGGGGTCTCTGGCCACCAGGTGGCGCTAGTGCTCCCCATGGGTCTTGCAGGAATGAGCTGCCACCACAGGAATTCAAGCCATTTCCACGCGGGCAGGACAGGTTAACTGAGGACTTGCAGGGCTTACCCAGACCTCAGCCATTGGCAACCCTCACCTCGTTTTAGCACCTGTGAGGGCCCAGACCCCAGTGGACTTCGCTGAAGAGAAAGGGCAGCAAAGGCTGGACTTTAACCCTTGTCTCTTGACTTCATATCCAGCATCTGCTGCCTCAGGAGGGCTGCACCTCCCAAGTGTCCCCATCTTAGGGACAGGTCAGCAGAAACTGTGATCCATAAATGGATCGGCCACAAGAGTGTGGCAAAGCCGAGGCGCAGAAACAGATCTCCCCATTGGAGAACAGGAAGGGAGCAGGTGGGGGTGTTTCCAACTTCTGCTTCTACCACGTCACAGGGCAGGCTGCAGCCTGATCCACAGTTTTTTGTCCACAGCTTAGGACAGCAGCCCCGCTGGACCTGGGATAGGGCAGTGTCAGCTGCTGGCAGGGCAGCAGAGGCACCTGGGGGGTGGGACAAGGGCCTAGGCACGTGGGTAGGGCCAGGATGGGGTAGGAGCCCTCAGGTGCTAGGCCTGGGGCTGGGAACAAGAACAGGCTGCCAGGCCTCCTCCCCATGCTGTGCTCAGCTCCAGGGGCTCAAGGCAGCATGATGGTGTCCCTCTCTCCCCAGGACTTCCTGCGCTGTGTCACCGCAGCCCTCATCTACTTTGCCATCTCCATCACGGCCGTCGCCAAGTACTCGGATGGGGCTTCCAAAGCCGCTGGGGTGAGCAGCCGCCCTACCCCTCCGGAAACTGCAGATGACACTCTAGCTGCTCACTTAGGGTGGGACCTGGGGCAGAGGCTTTCCCTGCTGGGGCCCCCCTGGGGTCTCATGTGGGTCCCGATGATGATTCCAAAGTCCTCTCATTAGAGATTGACTCTACCCAGAGTTTTGAAAGGCTGTTTGTCAAACCAAGTTCACAGCTCATTTTCCCACTTCTGTTACTCAGAGGGGTCTGTGCCTGTCACTTGGGCTGTCTGTCCAAGCAGGTCTGAAATGGGCCACAAGGCTGGGGCAGCCCTCCCGGAGCAGGGAGTCAGCCCTGTGATACGTCCCATCCACCCTGTCCACAGGTGTTTGGCTTCTTTGCTACCATCGTGTTTGCAATTGATTTCTACCTGATCTTTAACGACGTGGCCAAATTCCTCAAACAAGGGGACTCTGCAGATGAGACCACAGCCCACAAGACAGAAGGTGAGCGGCCGGCCTGAACACCCCAGCAGTGCTGCAACAGGGGCCTGTCCTCCCTTGGGGATGGCCGGCTAGTTTGAGGCTGGGGTGGGATCATTTCCTCTCTCCCCATGGCAGTGTTTTTACAGCCCATTCTCACCTACTCTCATGCAGCACTGATCCAAAGCCAGTTTCATTCCCCTTGTGCCCCCTCACCCCAGCCTTTTTAGGAAGGGCAAGCAGTGGGCATGGCTGAGCCAAGTCTCCCTGGACGACCCCCCTGGGCAGCCAGTCATTCTCAGGGCAGCCAGTCATTCTCAGGGCACCTGTCCACCTGGGATCCAGAGTGGCCACCCCCCCAACCCAGCCCCTCTGCTGTCTTACCCATCCAAGCCTGTCCTGGGGAGCTCCGAGGCCAGAGAGCAGTCAGACCCAGAAACCATGGCAAGGGACACATGATGTGTCCCATACCAGGGGAGGGGCCAGATGCGACAGCAATGACAACAGTAAAAGAAGGGCCGATAGAGGTAGGGATACAGTAGCTGAAAGCAGGCCCACACTGAGTGCCAGCCAGCCCGAGGCTCCAGAGGGGCCGCTAGAGCTGGGCCTTGATGGATGGTGGTAGAGGAGTACGCAGGCAGAAGAGAGCAGGCTGGTGCGGGAAGAAGACTGAGGGCAGGGACAGCAGGCGCTTCTGCCCGGGAGATGCTTCTCTGGACCAGGCAGATGTGCCCCTGGGCTGGCAGTGCCTGTGGCTGGGCAGGTAGACAAGGGCAGCTCTGGAAGGGCCTGCAGGCCCCACCCTGTGGTTGGGATCTTCCCCAGGCAGAACCAGGCTTAAGAGACACTAGTTTCCTAATAGCCAGGTGCTGGGGCCATGGGGATTTGTGAATCCCAGAAACTGTCCTTTTGCTCAAAATGAATGCCACTCATCCCATTCCGTCCCTTGGCAAATACTAGGTTAGAGCTCCCAGGCGGTTTCCTCAGG of Rhinopithecus roxellana isolate Shanxi Qingling chromosome 20, ASM756505v1, whole genome shotgun sequence contains these proteins:
- the CMTM3 gene encoding CKLF-like MARVEL transmembrane domain-containing protein 3 isoform X1 is translated as MWPPDPDPDPDPEPAGGSRPGPAVPGLRALLPARAFLCSLKGRLLLAESGLSFITFICYVASSASAFLTAPLLEFLLALFFLFADAMQLNDKWQGLCWPMMDFLRCVTAALIYFAISITAVAKYSDGASKAAGVFGFFATIVFAIDFYLIFNDVAKFLKQGDSADETTAHKTEEENSDSDSD
- the CMTM3 gene encoding CKLF-like MARVEL transmembrane domain-containing protein 3 isoform X2; this translates as MWPPDPDPDPDPEPAGGSRPGPAVPGLRALLPARAFLCSLKGRLLLAESGLSFITFICYVASSASAFLTAPLLEFLLALFFLFADAMQLNDKWQGLCWPMMDFLRCVTAALIYFAISITAVAKYSDGASKAAGVFGFFATIVFAIDFYLIFNDVAKFLKQGDSADETTAHKTEG